The Listeria sp. PSOL-1 genome includes a region encoding these proteins:
- the purR gene encoding pur operon repressor, translating to MKIRRSERLIDMTRFLLSHPRKLVPLTMFAERYSSAKSSISEDLVIIKKTFEDRGVGTLETIPGAAGGVRYISKADHADALDFIHTLCNRIAEPERLLPGGYLYLSDLLGEPATLKLIGKVLATQFNDKPIDAIMTVATKGIPIAQAVAEYLSVPFVIVRRDSKVTEGSTVSINYVSGSTKRIEKMELSKRSLAEGSNVVIVDDFMKAGGTINGMKNLLEEFNANLVGIGVLVESENAEEKLVDDYVSLVKIKNVNVKERRIEVVEGNYFSSI from the coding sequence ATGAAAATTCGTCGCAGTGAGCGTTTAATTGATATGACGCGTTTTTTATTATCACATCCACGTAAGCTAGTGCCGCTTACGATGTTTGCTGAGCGCTATAGTTCTGCTAAATCTTCTATTAGCGAGGATTTAGTTATCATCAAAAAGACATTTGAAGATCGTGGTGTAGGAACCCTTGAGACAATTCCTGGCGCAGCTGGTGGTGTACGATATATTTCAAAAGCAGACCATGCGGATGCACTGGATTTTATTCATACACTTTGTAACAGGATTGCAGAACCAGAACGGCTTTTACCAGGGGGCTATTTATATCTTTCGGATTTGCTTGGGGAACCAGCAACACTAAAATTAATTGGAAAAGTTTTAGCGACGCAATTTAATGATAAGCCAATTGATGCGATCATGACTGTTGCGACAAAAGGGATCCCAATTGCTCAGGCTGTAGCAGAATATTTAAGTGTTCCTTTTGTCATTGTAAGACGCGATAGCAAAGTTACAGAAGGCTCAACTGTAAGCATCAATTATGTATCAGGTTCAACTAAACGAATCGAAAAAATGGAGTTATCTAAGCGCAGTTTAGCAGAAGGATCAAATGTTGTGATTGTGGATGACTTTATGAAAGCTGGCGGCACAATTAATGGCATGAAAAACTTACTTGAAGAATTTAATGCAAACTTGGTGGGCATTGGCGTTTTAGTCGAGTCGGAAAATGCAGAAGAAAAACTTGTGGACGATTATGTTTCCCTTGTAAAAATAAAAAATGTCAATGTAAAAGAAAGACGCATCGAAGTTGTAGAAGGGAATTACTTTTCCTCCATTTAA
- a CDS encoding efflux RND transporter periplasmic adaptor subunit: protein MKKWLKWLIGIVIVVVIVGVVIAFLSKGSEGNTAGQNKNITAKVKQGEMKINATGTGAIGPKNTQVPNYDRLELKVQMDELDIPNIKVDQEVNISVTALPDRTYKGKVKEIADQGQVQNGVATFSVTISLDKTDKLKAGMTADASILVNKKANALYVPIEAVQKDNDKYYVMVPEVKDGKETKKKIFVETGLHNEDNIEITKGLKKGDTVILPSKKTNTATAGF, encoded by the coding sequence ATGAAGAAGTGGTTAAAATGGTTGATAGGAATTGTTATTGTTGTGGTGATCGTAGGAGTAGTCATCGCATTTCTATCAAAAGGTAGCGAAGGAAATACAGCTGGTCAAAATAAAAATATTACAGCAAAAGTAAAACAAGGTGAAATGAAAATTAACGCAACAGGAACAGGAGCTATTGGCCCTAAAAATACACAAGTTCCAAATTATGATAGACTAGAACTTAAAGTTCAAATGGATGAGCTAGATATTCCTAATATTAAAGTAGATCAAGAAGTTAATATTTCTGTCACAGCACTTCCAGATAGAACATATAAAGGAAAAGTAAAAGAAATTGCTGATCAAGGACAAGTACAAAATGGTGTAGCAACATTCTCAGTAACCATTAGTTTGGATAAAACAGATAAACTTAAAGCTGGAATGACAGCTGATGCTTCTATTCTAGTCAATAAAAAGGCAAACGCACTATATGTTCCAATTGAAGCTGTACAAAAAGATAATGATAAATATTATGTCATGGTACCAGAAGTAAAAGACGGTAAAGAAACGAAAAAGAAAATTTTTGTCGAAACAGGTTTGCATAACGAAGACAATATCGAAATTACAAAAGGCTTGAAAAAAGGAGATACAGTCATCCTCCCTTCTAAAAAGACAAACACAGCTACGGCAGGATTTTAA
- a CDS encoding ABC transporter ATP-binding protein, producing the protein MAKPLIDMKNITKSYTLGGETFKALDDVSLSVKQGEFLSIVGPSGSGKSTLMNMIGCLDVPDSGSYELDGVNVFKLNDDRLSEIRNKKIGFIFQQFNLLAKLSALENVELPLIYAGMGATKREEVALQSLDMVGLASKKKNLPTQLSGGQQQRVAIARALSASPSILLADEPTGALDSKTGQEVMGILKRLNAAGNTIVMITHDLDIAAYGTRSIRIQDGKLYQEGGRK; encoded by the coding sequence ATGGCAAAACCGTTAATTGACATGAAAAATATTACAAAGAGTTACACTCTTGGGGGAGAAACATTTAAAGCGCTAGATGATGTTTCGCTTTCTGTAAAGCAAGGCGAGTTTCTTTCGATTGTCGGCCCAAGTGGCTCGGGGAAATCAACATTGATGAATATGATCGGGTGCCTAGATGTACCGGATTCAGGCAGCTATGAATTAGATGGCGTTAATGTTTTTAAACTGAATGATGATCGTTTATCTGAAATTCGCAATAAAAAAATCGGTTTTATTTTTCAACAATTTAATTTACTAGCAAAGTTATCCGCACTAGAAAATGTTGAATTACCTTTGATTTATGCAGGTATGGGTGCTACAAAACGTGAGGAAGTTGCACTGCAAAGCTTAGACATGGTAGGTCTTGCCAGTAAAAAGAAAAATCTACCAACACAACTATCTGGTGGACAACAGCAGCGTGTGGCTATTGCTAGAGCACTTTCAGCAAGCCCTTCTATTTTGCTTGCTGATGAACCAACAGGAGCCTTAGATTCTAAAACAGGGCAAGAAGTAATGGGGATTTTAAAAAGGCTTAATGCTGCTGGAAATACGATTGTCATGATCACGCATGATCTTGATATTGCCGCTTATGGCACAAGAAGTATCCGCATCCAAGATGGCAAACTTTATCAAGAGGGGGGCCGCAAATGA
- a CDS encoding ABC transporter permease, which yields MSVLQSMKMAFKQLRASKLRSFLTMLGIIIGVASVILLVSLGNGLSAKVNGQMGDLGSNLVTVVNSSTNPNDKFTYDEVMKYRNIDGVKSVSPELSGQANAAYGYKSLSKKIVGTNEEYQAARKLDLNKGRFLLPVDVEYGQKVAVIGSTVAKDLFGFSNPIGETVRLNGLPYKVVGVLKEKGDSMMGSSDDEIFIPIISAQRLLKNTGIQSIYIETKTADEVDFVVNTLESRLAIKFDDGKKTTDSKDDPTTPKYRVINQQELLTAFNTISATLTSALGAIAAISLIVGGIGIMNIMLVSVSERTREIGIRKALGAKKRAILMQFLIESVVISVVGGIIGILIGAGGASLVSNLADMPSGINVGIVIFSFVFSLCIGVIFGIAPANKASKLRPIDALRSE from the coding sequence ATGAGTGTTCTTCAAAGTATGAAAATGGCATTCAAACAGTTACGTGCAAGTAAGTTACGTTCCTTTTTGACAATGCTTGGAATTATCATTGGTGTTGCATCAGTTATTTTGCTTGTATCACTTGGAAACGGCCTTTCTGCAAAAGTTAATGGACAGATGGGAGATTTAGGCTCCAATTTAGTAACTGTAGTGAATAGCTCCACCAATCCAAACGATAAATTCACTTATGATGAGGTTATGAAATATCGTAATATAGATGGCGTTAAAAGCGTTTCACCAGAGCTTTCTGGACAAGCTAACGCTGCTTATGGCTATAAATCACTTTCCAAAAAAATCGTTGGGACAAATGAAGAGTACCAGGCAGCTCGTAAACTTGATCTTAATAAAGGACGTTTCTTGTTACCAGTTGATGTAGAATACGGACAAAAGGTAGCAGTCATCGGTTCTACGGTAGCTAAAGATTTATTTGGTTTTTCAAATCCAATTGGTGAAACAGTCCGCTTAAATGGTTTACCATATAAAGTTGTTGGCGTTCTAAAGGAAAAAGGCGACTCAATGATGGGATCAAGCGATGACGAAATTTTCATCCCAATTATTTCAGCACAGCGGTTGCTAAAAAATACAGGAATCCAAAGTATTTATATTGAAACTAAAACAGCTGATGAAGTGGATTTTGTTGTTAATACTTTAGAATCGCGTCTTGCTATTAAATTTGATGATGGTAAGAAAACGACAGATTCAAAAGATGATCCAACAACTCCTAAGTATCGAGTGATTAATCAGCAAGAGCTTCTAACCGCCTTTAATACCATTAGTGCAACGCTTACCTCAGCACTTGGAGCTATTGCAGCGATTTCCCTTATTGTAGGTGGAATTGGTATTATGAATATTATGCTTGTATCGGTAAGTGAACGAACACGCGAAATTGGTATTCGAAAAGCACTCGGAGCCAAAAAACGAGCCATTTTAATGCAGTTTCTAATCGAGTCGGTTGTGATTAGTGTTGTTGGCGGAATCATTGGTATTCTTATAGGTGCCGGTGGAGCAAGCTTAGTGAGTAACTTAGCTGATATGCCTTCTGGTATAAATGTGGGAATTGTCATCTTTTCTTTCGTTTTCTCACTTTGTATTGGAGTCATCTTCGGTATTGCACCAGCTAACAAAGCTTCTAAATTACGTCCAATTGATGCTTTACGCTCGGAATAA
- a CDS encoding Ig-like domain-containing protein, translated as MKKIFICVMFFNLMLASFAPVVSAQENNTPKLSAQDQKIVTEIQSELNKQLPKTRGTLTAKDWEKAIVNVAFDFGFARNNSLFKDVDDSEQPAKKDAQNKEWYDNLKNKSQRELTVYDIPTKKDIKLIATYIDNQSSKTVILHSGYRAAATALLGEAEMFSKLGYNVLLPDTRSHNRSGGEYITFGYYEKDDLNKWIDQETALKPDQEILLYGVSMGAAATMLSQQTPHENVTAYIADCGYASLSEQLKDTLHLLTRFFKYIPYLNQFNWNDEEDKLINLLNELKIKPILGFDLYEVTPLESVKASTVPKLFVHGGVDWFISPRSMDKLYKASPGYTEKLLVRTAAHAKSFRSAPQRYEDKVTSFLYNVEHPEPALPKVADISNRSHLITFGAEKNTTYHVSVTNPAGKLVKEYKGTVPVINAVFIPTLSIAADSKVSVTIQKGIYKTEPVTVTVKDSIAPPAPKLNKFTTIDTNLTGKAEKNAKITIKTKNGQTLATSYADDNGNFSIAIGNQELKTQLLVTATDKAGNESRTAKIDVKKGKAVTVVNSISAGF; from the coding sequence ATGAAAAAAATATTTATCTGTGTCATGTTTTTCAATTTAATGCTAGCTTCATTTGCACCTGTAGTTTCAGCTCAAGAAAACAACACACCCAAGTTGTCAGCTCAAGATCAAAAAATTGTTACGGAAATTCAATCCGAACTCAACAAGCAATTACCTAAAACAAGAGGGACATTAACAGCAAAAGACTGGGAAAAAGCGATTGTAAATGTAGCTTTTGATTTCGGCTTTGCAAGAAACAATTCTTTATTTAAAGACGTGGACGATTCAGAACAACCAGCAAAAAAAGATGCGCAAAATAAAGAATGGTATGATAATTTAAAGAATAAGTCACAAAGGGAATTAACCGTATATGACATACCAACAAAAAAAGATATTAAGCTAATCGCAACCTACATTGATAACCAATCTTCTAAGACTGTCATCCTTCACAGTGGTTATCGTGCAGCTGCAACTGCTCTTTTGGGAGAGGCTGAAATGTTTTCCAAATTAGGCTACAACGTCCTTCTTCCTGACACAAGATCGCATAACCGAAGTGGAGGAGAGTATATTACTTTTGGTTATTATGAAAAAGACGATTTAAACAAATGGATTGATCAAGAAACAGCTTTAAAACCTGATCAAGAAATCCTGCTATACGGCGTTTCAATGGGAGCAGCTGCAACAATGCTTTCCCAACAGACCCCTCATGAAAATGTAACAGCGTATATTGCAGATTGTGGTTATGCTTCTTTATCTGAACAATTAAAAGACACACTCCATTTATTAACAAGATTTTTCAAATACATTCCTTATCTTAACCAATTTAATTGGAATGATGAAGAAGACAAACTGATTAATCTTTTAAATGAACTTAAAATCAAACCTATACTCGGTTTTGATTTATACGAAGTAACACCGCTAGAAAGTGTAAAAGCATCGACTGTTCCTAAACTTTTCGTTCATGGAGGCGTTGACTGGTTTATTTCCCCTCGTTCTATGGACAAACTATACAAGGCATCACCAGGTTATACGGAAAAATTACTTGTTCGAACTGCTGCACATGCAAAATCATTCCGATCTGCACCACAGCGTTACGAAGATAAAGTAACATCATTTTTATACAATGTTGAACATCCAGAACCAGCTTTACCAAAAGTTGCTGACATCAGCAATCGCTCTCACCTTATCACATTTGGTGCAGAAAAAAATACAACTTACCATGTCTCAGTTACAAACCCTGCAGGGAAACTGGTTAAAGAATATAAAGGTACTGTACCCGTTATAAATGCCGTTTTTATTCCAACGCTTTCAATTGCAGCTGATTCTAAAGTAAGTGTTACAATTCAAAAAGGGATTTACAAAACTGAACCAGTAACGGTGACGGTAAAAGATTCTATTGCTCCACCGGCACCTAAATTAAACAAGTTCACAACAATAGATACTAACCTTACTGGTAAAGCTGAAAAAAATGCAAAAATAACAATTAAGACAAAAAATGGTCAAACCCTTGCAACTAGCTATGCAGATGATAATGGGAATTTCAGCATCGCTATTGGAAACCAAGAATTAAAAACCCAGCTTTTAGTAACTGCTACTGACAAAGCAGGTAACGAATCTCGCACAGCAAAGATTGATGTAAAAAAAGGTAAGGCTGTTACCGTAGTAAACTCAATTTCAGCAGGATTTTAA
- the spoVG gene encoding septation regulator SpoVG → MEITDVRLRRVETDGRMKAISSITICGGFVVHDVRVIAGDNGFFIAMPSKRTPDGEFRDIAHPIDSETRAKIQKAVLDAYEAAEQEAKEEGSSTSEDDVEE, encoded by the coding sequence ATGGAAATTACAGATGTGAGATTACGACGTGTTGAGACAGATGGAAGAATGAAAGCAATTTCTTCGATCACGATTTGTGGAGGGTTTGTTGTCCATGATGTTCGTGTTATCGCCGGCGATAATGGCTTTTTTATAGCAATGCCAAGTAAACGTACACCAGATGGTGAGTTTCGTGATATTGCACACCCAATTGATTCGGAAACACGTGCGAAAATCCAAAAAGCTGTCCTAGATGCTTATGAAGCAGCTGAGCAGGAAGCTAAAGAAGAAGGATCTTCTACAAGTGAAGATGATGTAGAAGAATAA
- the spoVG gene encoding septation regulator SpoVG, whose translation MEVTDVRLRRVETDGRMRAIASITLWGVFVIHDIRVIDGNNGLFVAMPSKRGVDGEFRDIAHPINSETRAKIQEAVLAEYERVGEEEANEETKVESEAISAD comes from the coding sequence ATAGAAGTAACTGATGTAAGATTACGTAGAGTAGAAACTGATGGCAGAATGAGAGCAATTGCTTCCATTACATTGTGGGGGGTATTTGTAATACATGATATTCGTGTTATTGATGGGAACAATGGTTTGTTCGTAGCAATGCCTTCAAAACGTGGTGTTGATGGCGAATTTCGTGATATAGCTCACCCAATTAATTCTGAAACACGCGCGAAAATTCAAGAAGCTGTTCTTGCTGAGTACGAACGTGTTGGCGAAGAAGAAGCAAACGAAGAAACTAAAGTGGAATCAGAAGCTATTTCTGCTGATTAA
- the glmU gene encoding bifunctional UDP-N-acetylglucosamine diphosphorylase/glucosamine-1-phosphate N-acetyltransferase GlmU translates to MTNQYAVVLAAGQGTRMKSKLYKVLHPVCGKPMVEHVVEQIESLNMNEIITIVGHGAEKVKERLVDRSKFVMQEEQLGTAHAVLQAKSLLENKEGVTLVICGDTPLIQDTTIEALMKYHHEKRAKATILTTTIEDPTGYGRIIRDDLGIVGKIVEEKDASEQEKRVTEINTGTYCFDNQVLFDALSKVSNDNAQGEYYLPDVIKILKDADEVVAAYRIDDFEESLGVNDRIALAEAGKIMRKRINEKHMRAGVTLANPESIYIDAGVVIGQDTVIESNVTLRGKTTIGEDCIITSGTDCTNAEIGDRVWIRTSEIEDSKVGNDVQIGPYAHLRPESDIHDHVKIGNYVETKKAVVGEGTKLPHFIYMGDAEIGKNVNVGCGSISVNYDGKNKHKTIIGDNVFIGCNSNLIAPVTIHSNTYVAAGSTITEDVPEEALAIARTRQTNKEGYMSKMNFVK, encoded by the coding sequence ATGACAAATCAATATGCTGTTGTTCTTGCAGCTGGCCAAGGTACTCGCATGAAATCAAAATTATATAAGGTGTTACATCCTGTTTGTGGAAAGCCAATGGTTGAACATGTGGTTGAGCAAATTGAATCACTAAATATGAATGAAATTATTACAATTGTGGGCCACGGTGCTGAAAAAGTAAAGGAGCGCTTGGTAGATCGCAGTAAGTTTGTTATGCAAGAAGAACAGCTTGGAACTGCGCATGCTGTTCTTCAAGCGAAATCACTTCTTGAAAATAAAGAAGGAGTGACGCTTGTTATTTGTGGAGATACACCGCTTATTCAAGATACTACAATAGAAGCCCTAATGAAATATCACCATGAAAAGCGTGCGAAAGCAACTATTCTAACAACAACAATAGAAGACCCTACTGGTTATGGCCGTATCATTCGCGATGACCTTGGCATTGTTGGGAAAATTGTCGAGGAAAAAGATGCAAGCGAACAAGAGAAGCGGGTAACAGAAATTAATACAGGCACGTACTGTTTTGATAATCAGGTATTGTTTGACGCCCTTTCAAAAGTTTCAAATGATAATGCGCAAGGTGAATATTATTTGCCGGATGTTATCAAAATTTTAAAAGACGCAGATGAAGTGGTGGCTGCTTATCGGATTGACGATTTTGAAGAATCATTGGGTGTTAATGATCGCATAGCTCTTGCAGAAGCTGGAAAAATTATGCGCAAGCGAATTAATGAAAAACACATGCGTGCGGGTGTTACCTTAGCTAACCCTGAAAGCATATATATTGATGCTGGCGTAGTGATTGGTCAAGATACTGTTATTGAATCAAATGTTACATTACGTGGTAAAACAACGATTGGTGAAGATTGCATCATCACAAGCGGAACAGATTGTACAAATGCTGAGATTGGTGATCGTGTGTGGATACGTACTTCTGAAATTGAAGATAGCAAAGTAGGAAATGACGTGCAAATTGGTCCTTATGCTCATCTGCGTCCCGAATCAGATATTCATGATCACGTTAAAATTGGCAATTATGTAGAAACGAAAAAAGCAGTTGTTGGTGAAGGAACTAAATTACCGCATTTTATCTATATGGGCGATGCTGAGATTGGGAAAAATGTTAATGTTGGTTGTGGCTCCATTTCTGTAAATTATGATGGCAAAAATAAACATAAAACCATTATCGGGGACAATGTATTTATTGGTTGCAATTCTAACTTGATTGCTCCGGTAACGATCCATAGCAATACATACGTTGCTGCCGGTTCAACAATAACAGAAGATGTACCGGAAGAAGCACTTGCTATTGCACGTACTCGTCAGACGAACAAAGAAGGTTATATGTCTAAGATGAATTTTGTTAAGTAA